A single genomic interval of Mustelus asterias chromosome 13, sMusAst1.hap1.1, whole genome shotgun sequence harbors:
- the srrd gene encoding SRR1-like protein isoform X1 produces MSACPAGGEWKTISKKRGIKKGRENIRGMPCPEVEFLSVAEGERIQQRIQETVEELRNSEFWTDCYETVQRVVNIYHTAPLASPSISFPSEEAPESLEYKKDNVDHCRTTLDTVCYGIGNFSSSVTSRYQLALLLLLLETLQIPRDGCLLFDPLFTEWEKRFLKDCGMVVLKDNEEGKRPINKPTLFYMIHCGKALYNNLLWKNWSPEKLAQTILIGNSFKGMEERLPARVLQRDYTYINHILALTEETTFPCSSRYTDVFNDTSIHQFPTKKLIAKPSEFWEGAAEPTYQECEDLEIIQKGIECFSVS; encoded by the exons ATGTCTGCCTGTCCAGCAGGAGGGGAATGGAAAACCATCAGCAAGAAAAGGGGgataaagaaagggagagaaaacatCAGAGGCATGCCCTGTCCTGAAGTAGAGTTTCTGAGTGTGGCTGAAGGGGAGAGAATCCAACAGAGAATACAGGAAACAGT AGAGGAACTACGGAATTCAGAATTCTGGACTGATTGCTATG AAACagttcaaagagttgtgaatataTATCATACAGCTCCGCTGGCATCTCCATCGATATCCTTTCCGAGTGAGGAAGCTCCAGAGTCCCTTGAATACAAAAAGGACAACGTAGACCATTGTCGAACTACACTTGACACGGTGTGTTATGGAATCGGAAACTTTTCCAGTTCTGTAACATCTCGCTATCAACTGGCcctgctgctcctgctactagaGACACTACAG ATCCCTCGAGATGGCTGTCTTCTCTTTGATCCCCTATTTACAGAATGGGAGAAGAGATTCTTGAAGGATTGTGGGATGGTGGTGCTCAAGGACAATGAG GAAGGAAAGCGGCCCATCAACAAGCCAACGCTCTTCTACATGATTCATTGTGGCAAAGCCCTTTACAATAACCTCCTGTGGAAAAACTGGTCACCAGAAAAGCTCGCACAAACCATTCTCATTGGAAACAGTTTTAAAGGGATGGAGGAGAG ATTACCAGCCCGAGTACTGCAGAGAGACTACACATATATTAATCAT ATATTGGCCTTAACTGAAGAAACAACATTCCCCTGCAGCAGTAGATACACGGATGTATTTAACGACACGTCCATTCATCAGTTTCCTACAAAAAAGCTTATTGCAAAGCCTTCAGAGTTctgggaaggtgctgccgaacCCACATACCAGGAGTGTGAGGACTTGGAAATAATCCAGAAGGGCATCGAATGTTTTTCAGTTTCATAG
- the srrd gene encoding SRR1-like protein isoform X2, producing the protein MSACPAGGEWKTISKKRGIKKGRENIRGMPCPEVEFLSVAEGERIQQRIQETVEELRNSEFWTDCYVQRVVNIYHTAPLASPSISFPSEEAPESLEYKKDNVDHCRTTLDTVCYGIGNFSSSVTSRYQLALLLLLLETLQIPRDGCLLFDPLFTEWEKRFLKDCGMVVLKDNEEGKRPINKPTLFYMIHCGKALYNNLLWKNWSPEKLAQTILIGNSFKGMEERLPARVLQRDYTYINHILALTEETTFPCSSRYTDVFNDTSIHQFPTKKLIAKPSEFWEGAAEPTYQECEDLEIIQKGIECFSVS; encoded by the exons ATGTCTGCCTGTCCAGCAGGAGGGGAATGGAAAACCATCAGCAAGAAAAGGGGgataaagaaagggagagaaaacatCAGAGGCATGCCCTGTCCTGAAGTAGAGTTTCTGAGTGTGGCTGAAGGGGAGAGAATCCAACAGAGAATACAGGAAACAGT AGAGGAACTACGGAATTCAGAATTCTGGACTGATTGCTATG ttcaaagagttgtgaatataTATCATACAGCTCCGCTGGCATCTCCATCGATATCCTTTCCGAGTGAGGAAGCTCCAGAGTCCCTTGAATACAAAAAGGACAACGTAGACCATTGTCGAACTACACTTGACACGGTGTGTTATGGAATCGGAAACTTTTCCAGTTCTGTAACATCTCGCTATCAACTGGCcctgctgctcctgctactagaGACACTACAG ATCCCTCGAGATGGCTGTCTTCTCTTTGATCCCCTATTTACAGAATGGGAGAAGAGATTCTTGAAGGATTGTGGGATGGTGGTGCTCAAGGACAATGAG GAAGGAAAGCGGCCCATCAACAAGCCAACGCTCTTCTACATGATTCATTGTGGCAAAGCCCTTTACAATAACCTCCTGTGGAAAAACTGGTCACCAGAAAAGCTCGCACAAACCATTCTCATTGGAAACAGTTTTAAAGGGATGGAGGAGAG ATTACCAGCCCGAGTACTGCAGAGAGACTACACATATATTAATCAT ATATTGGCCTTAACTGAAGAAACAACATTCCCCTGCAGCAGTAGATACACGGATGTATTTAACGACACGTCCATTCATCAGTTTCCTACAAAAAAGCTTATTGCAAAGCCTTCAGAGTTctgggaaggtgctgccgaacCCACATACCAGGAGTGTGAGGACTTGGAAATAATCCAGAAGGGCATCGAATGTTTTTCAGTTTCATAG